GGGCCGGTGACGATCTCGGGCTTGCCCTCCAGGTCCGAGGCGGCGCCGCCCACCACGAGGCGGCCATGATTGGCGAGATTGGCGAGAAAGGCATCGAAGATCGCGCCGCTCACCGTGTCCACCGCCACGTCGAGGCCGCCGGGATATTCGGCCGCCAGCACGGCGCCCACATCCTCGGACTTGTAGTCGATCACCCGTTCCGCCCCGAGCGAGGCGACGAAATCGCATTTCGCCCGGCCGCCCGCCACGCCGATCACCCGCGCGCCCATGAGAACGGCAAGCTGAACCAGCAGGTGGCCAAGGCCGCCCGCCGCCGCCGAGATGGCCACGGTTTCGCCGCGTTTCAGCTCGCCGATCCGCTCCAGCGCGACAAGGGCGGAAACCCCGGTGGAGGCCAGCGCCAGATATTCGCGCGTGGCGGCGGGTGCCTTCACGAACTGGCTGGCGGGGCCGGTATTGGCCTCGCGGTAGCCGCCGGTGAAGCGCACCGTGACCGCCGCATCGCCCACCGCGAAGTCGCTCACACCTTCGCCCACCGCTTCCACCGTGCCGATGGCCTCGACCCCGGTGAAAGTGGGCAGGGCGATCTTCACATAGTCCACCGCGTTGCGGGCGATCTGGGTGTCGAAGATGCCGTTGACGCCGCAATGCAGGTTGCGCACGCGGATCTCGCCGGGACCGGGCGCGGCCAGCGGCAGTTCGACGATCTCGCTCCCTTCGCGGAACGAGGGCGCGACGCGTTCGAGGCGGATGGCGCGGTAGGTCTCGCTCATTGCGCGATCTTTCCCTGCGGGAAGCCGAGCCCGCCCGGATTGAACAGGCCCTTGGGGTCCATCACGTTCTTCACCGCATCCAGCACATCGAGGAACGCAGGATCGCGCGTCTCGCGGTAGGGATAGGCGCGGCCGATCTGGAAATGGGCGGCGCCGTATTTCTTGCAGATCGCCTTCACCTGCTCGCGCGCTTCGGCGACCAGCGCGGTCGCCTCCGGCGCGGGGCCAAGCTGCTTCAGGCGCTTGAGATGCTCGGGCTCGACCATGGATTCGTGGACCGGGCGATAGCCTTCGGGCCAGAAGAACACCGGCTCGATGACGATGGCATTGGTGGAGAGCGAGGAGAACAGGAAACCGTTGTGAATGCCCAGCGCATCGAAGCGGGCCTTCATCGCATCGAAGTAGGCGCGGATTTCGCCGAACATGGCAGGCGCGGTGGAAAGCGAGGCCTGTCCGTGAACCGGCACCCAGCTTTCGCCTTCGGGGCCGAGGATCGAGTTCGGCGCCGGGAACGGCATGGCACGGATCACCTTGGCGATCGAGTTCTCGATCTCGGTGCCGCCGAAGCGCCTGGCGATATCGCGGGCACTGGCGATATCGGCCGCCACCGATTCCTTGCAGCGGCCCTCGGCGGTGATGTGAAGCGGGTAGTCGTCCTCAGGGATGAAGTCGCGCCCGCCCATGGCGATCTTCGCGGCGGCCAGCAGGCCCTTGCCCAGCGACTTCTCCTTGGCCACGACTTTGCCCAGCGTCTTCACGTCGCTGGCGAGCGACATGCGGCGCATGCGGACCTTGGTGAGGCCGGGGTCGAAGCCGCAGGTCTCCGAAGCGATGCCGGCGCGGGTCATTTCCGCCAGCGCCTCGATCATGATCTGGCCGGTGGGGAACGAGAACGAGACCGAATCCTCGAACCGGGGCGTGCGGATCAGGCGGAAAGTCACTTCGGCCTTGAGCCCCAGCGTCCCGGAATCGCCGCAGAACAGCCCGGCGAGATCGGGGCCGAAGTGGCGGTAGTGCGGCGTGTCGCCGTCAGGGCCGCGCGCGCCGGTGCGCAGCGTCCGTCCGTCCGCCAGCACCATGGTCACCGCGATCACGCTCTCGCTGGAGGTGCCGTGGTGCCCGGCGCCGAACATCGCGTTGAGCTGCGAAAGACCGCCGCCGATGGTGGAATAGATGCCCGACATCGGCCCCCAGAAAGGGGTGCGCAGGCCATGCGGCGCGAGCGCCTCGTTGAGCGCGCGCCAGGTGCAGCCGCACTGCACGGTCACCGTCATGTCCTCGGGGCTGATCTTCAGCACCTTGTCCATGCGGGTGGTGTCGATGGTGACGGTGTCGTCCGTGACCGGGAGATAGCTTTCGGTATAGCTCATGCCCGCGCCGCGCGGCGCCAGCGCCACACCTGCCTCGTTCGCGGCCTTGACCACGGCGGCGAGCTCAGCGGTGGTGGCAGGCGCCACGGCCAGCATGGCGACGTGATCGGCGCGGGTCCACACGTCCTCGCTGAACAGGCGAAGGCGCGCCTCGTCGTCGCTGACGTTCTCCGGCCCGACGATGGCCACCAGCGCGGCGCGCAGGTCGGCGGGGCAGGGGGCGATCCCGGACAGGGTTTCGTTCGTGGCAGGGTTGGCGGACATGGCTTGGTTCCCCGGACGCTGGAAGCCTTGAATTGGCTTTGCCTTAGATCAATTGAACGCGGGTTTCGCGATTGCCCGCCTGTCGGATGAACATGGTCACCTGTCGGACAGTTCGGCCTCTGCGAAAGCGCTCCCCACGCGCGCGGCGCCCAGCCCGGCGAGCCGCCCGAAGGTCACCGCCGTGGCAAGGCCCATCGCGGGCAGGTAGCCCCAGTAGGACGGTCCCGAGACCGACCTTGCGGCGCCGCCGCCGGCGAAGAGATTGGGCAGCCGCGTGCCATCGGCGCGCAGGACGCGGGCCTCGCCGTCGATCTGGAGGCCGCCCTGCGTGTGGAAGATCGCGCCCACCACCCTGAGCGCCCGGTACGGGGCGGCAGGCGGCAGGTCGGTTCCCCAGACGCGGCCCAAGGGGTCGGCTCTACCCTCGCTCTGTGCCGTTTGTGTCGCTTTCAGTGTCGCCTCGAGCGCGGCGGCGGGAACGCCCATCGCCTCGGCCAGATCCGCGATGGAATCGGCCTTTTTCAAGGCGTTGAGGGCCTTGAGCTGCTGCATTTCGGGAATATAGTCGGCAGCGGCCTCGATCCTGGCGTCGAACACCACCCAAACGTGATCGCCCTCCTGCCGAAGCACCGGATGGACCATGCCGGCGATGTCGGTGGTCTCGTCGGTAAACCGCTCCCCCGCCATGTTGACGAGCACGCCGCCCTCCACCGGAACACCCGGCGGCACCGGGATTCCCTGCGGTTCGGTCAGCATGGCGTAGCCCTGGTAGGCCCCCATGTCGCCCAGGGCGGCGCCCAGTTGCTCGCCCACCCGCACTGCCGTTCCCCGGCTGCCTTCGTGGCCGTTGTTCCGGGCATGGGCCATCTCGGGCATGTACCGGGCGACCATGGCGTGATCGGCGGCAAAACCGCCGCAGGCCAGCACCAGCGCGCCGCAGCCCACACGCTCTACCGAGCCATCGCGCCGGGTCAGGGAAACGCCCAGAATCCGGCCGTTTTCATCGGATTCTACCCCGGAAAGCCGAGTGCCCGCCATCACGTCCACCCCGGCGTCGTCAAGCCGCCGGTGCAGCAGTTCCACCATGTCCTGCCCCGAATGGCCGCGCCATCCGTGAACCCGGTAAGTGCTGTTGCCATAGGCCGGGCGGAAGCCGGTATCGAGCTGCCACGGCATGTCGAGAGCGCCGACCATCCAGTCCACCGTCGGCCCTGCGTGATCGGCGATGGCGCGGGCCAGCACCGGGTCGGTCTGCCCGCGGGTCTTGGCGATGATATCGGCGTAATAGCGCTCGGCATCATCCTCGATCCCGTGCTCCGCCTGCGACCGGGTGCCCGCCGCGCAGATCAGGCCCTGCGACATTCCGGTGGAGCCCATGGGCCGCTCGTCCTGTTCGACCAGCAGCACTTCGGCACCGGATTCCCGCGCGGAAAGCGCGGCAATGCAGCCGCATGCCCCCCCGCCGACCACCAGGACCGGGACGCTGAATTCGAAGGCCTCGCCGCTCATGCCTCGCTCGCGAGTTCGTCGCCCACATCGCCCGAGGCGACATCTTCGGCGAGCATGGCGGCCTCGTTCTCCTGCTGCACGATGCGCAGGATACGGGCGATGTATTCCTGATTCCACATCTGCCGCTCGGCCGAGGCAGCGCGGTCCGGCGTGAAGGCGTCGATCTCGCCTTCCGACAACACGCCCTTTTCGAGCAGCAGGCGTTCCAGCGTGTCCGCGCGCTGGCGGGTAACCGCCAGTTCCTGCGCCACCGCCATGGTGATGGCGAGGACCCGCTCCACTTGCGGTTCGAGGAAATAGGGGCGTTTTCCGGCCGGTTTGGCGCCGGCGTGGTTGAGGGCGTCGGTAAAGCTCATGCCACGGCTCCGATCACGTGCCAGGCCGCCTTGCGGCCGTAATCCTCGGTTTCGTCCTCGGCCGCATCGGGGAACAGTTCGCGGTCGACGACGCCGAACACGCCGCCGTGGATCAGACTGTCGGCGGCGAACCCCGCGGCGACCATTTCGGCATCGAGGTCCATCTCGTGCATCCGGCTCCAGAACGGCTCGTTGTTGTAGAAGGCATCCCAGTCGCGCATGGCCTGCTCGAAAAGCGGCATTTCGGGCGCGTACTGCGGCTGCTCCACGTGAAGGACGACGCCGCCGGGCCGCAGCAGGCGGCGGGTCTCGGCGAAGATATTGCGCAGCGCCTTCGTCGAAAGCTCGTGCAGGAACATCGTCGTCTGGATCCAGTCGAAGCTCTGGTCTTCGAACAGCGAGAGATCCTCGCCGCTGGCCTGCACGAAGCGCACGTTGTCAACGCCGAGCGACTTGGCGCGCGCAAGACCGTAGCGCAGGACCGGCGCGCCGAGATCGGCGATCGTCAGTTCGGCATCGGGAAAGGCCTGGGCCAGCGGCAGGCTGGAATGGCCCACCGTGCCGCCGATTTCGAGGATCCTGCGGGGCCTGAAATCCGGAAGGTTGCGGCGGACCCAGTTGACCACGGCATGCCCGCCGCCGTCCGAATACTTGCCCAGCAAGCCGCTGGTGGTGACGAAACCGGCGTGGTCGTAATTAGCGCCGTTGGTCACGTCGCCGGGGAAGTATTCCGTGTGGTAGCTGCCCGGCATGCAGTGATGATCCACGGCCGAGACGTAGCGCGGGATCGCCAGCGAGGGATCGAGGGCCAGTCGCTCGTCGCCATCGGTAAGATCGGCGGCGATCCGGGCGAGCCGTTCGTTCTGGCGCAGCGCCGTCCAGCGCCCGGCCTGCTGCCGCTGCTCCATCGTCATGCGGCGCAGTGCCGACCAGGTCTGGAACGCCGGGTCATCGAGCATGGCCTTGCGCGCTTCGTGGCGATTGGCGAGCGGACGGCCGTTCTGCGCGGCGAAGCCCGGCGCAACGCGGTTTTCAAACGATGCCTTGACCCCCGGCACCACGCGCGCGGCGAGATGGCGGTTCATCTGCGCGAGGAAGTTGATCCGCTCGATCTCGTCATGGCTGGTCTCGGGGAAAACCGCGTGGCGGCCAATCACCCGATAGTCCGGCGGGCCATCGTAGGCCGCGTTAGGGTCGTTGCCGGCCGGGGCTGGGGAATGGGGTTTCTGAGACGTCTTCACGGCCTACCTCATTTGTTATAGAGATATGATATAATGGCCGGGCGCCGGAAGCAAGCACGCTAAGCGGCGATGACCGGCAGGCGACAAGAAAGGGACGAAGAATGCTGATTTTCGCGCTGTTCAACCTGAAGCCGGGGATCTCGGTCGAAGCCTATGAGAGCTGGGCCCGCGAATCGGACCTCCCCACGGTGAATGCATTGTCCTCGATCGAGAGCTTTCGCGTTTTCCGCACGACCGGCGTGCTCGGCAGCGATGCGCCGCCGCCGTTCGGCTATGTCGAAGTGCTGGACGTGAAGGACATGGAGCAGTTCGGCGCCGAAGTGGCTTCGGCGGCGATGCAGGAAGTGGCCGCTGCATTCCAGGGCATGGTCGAAGTGACATTCCTCACCACCGAGGAAGTGACCATCGGAGAATTGGCCGCATGAGGTTCGCGGGCAAGGTTGCGGTCGTCACCGGGTCGGGCCGCAAGGGCGGTCTTGGCGAGGCCATTGCGCGGCGGCTGTCGGAAGAGGGGGCAAGGGTCGTCATCTCGGACATCGGCGGTTCGCGCGATGCGGCGACGCCGGATGGCATGATCGGCGGAACCGAGGAAATGCGCGAGATTGCTGCCTCGCTGCCCTCCGGCGGCTCGACGTTCGCCTGCGACGTGCGCGATCCGGCCCAGGTCGAGGGATTGGCCGATCATGCCATGGAAAAGCACGGTTCGCTCGATATCTGGGTGAACAATGCGGGCATTGGCTACATCATGAAGCCGCTCGCCGAAGTCTCGCCGGAAGACTGGCGCGCGGTGATCGATGTGAACCTGAGCGGGGCGTGGTTCGGCCTTCAGGCGGCGGCGGCGCGCATGGTGCGCCAGGGGCGCGGCGGCCGCATCGTCAACATCGCCAGCCAGGCCGCCAAGTCGGGCTTTCCCCATGCTCAGGCCTATACGGCTTCCAAGCACGGGCTTGTCGGCCTTGTGCGGTCCGCCTCGATCGAGCTTGGACCGGAAGGGATCACCGTCAACAACGTCTGCCCGAACCATGTGACGACCGGCCTTGGCAAGTGGCAGAACGAGCATTTCGCCGAAGTCCAAGGCATCTCGGTGGAGGAATACCTCAAGCGCATGGCTGCGCGTATTCCGATGGGCCGCCCCGGCCTGCCGCAGGACACCGCGAGCGCGGTCGCCTTCCTCTGCTCGGATGAAGCGGCCTATATCACCGGGGAAAGCATGAATGTCTCGGGCGGCGAGGAACCGCACTGAGATGAGCGAAAATCCCGCCGAAGTCCTGATCGATCACGCCCTGTCGCTTCGCTGGGAGGCCATTCCCGGCGCGGCGCGCGAGCGGGCGTCCGTCTTCCTGCATAACAGTCTTGCCGTGGGGGTGGCCGGACGCAACGCCGCCCATGCCGACGGCGTACTGGAAATGGCGAAAGGTTGGGGCGAGGGCGGCGCCGCTGGTGTGCTGGGGCGGCCGGGGCTGCGCCTTCCGGCGGCTTCGGCGGCCTTCGTCAATGCCTTCCAGATTCACGGGCAGGAGTACGACTGCGTCCACGAACCGGCGGTGCTGCATCCGATGGCGACCGTGCTGGCAGCCCTGCTGGCCGAGGCCGAGCGCGGCGCGCCGGTGAGCGGGGAACAGTTCCTGACCGCCATTGTCGCCGGCGTGGACGTGGCGGTCACGCTGGGTATCGCCGCGCCGGATGCGCTCCGGTTCTTTCGTCCGGCCACGGCAGGCATCTTCGGCTGCGTCGCTGCCATTGCCAGCCTCAGGGCGATGCCGCGCGTCATGGCGCTCGATGCTTTCGGGCATGCGCTCGCGCTGGCCTCCGGCACCATGCAGGCGCATGTCGAAGGCAAGCCCGCGCTGCCGGTGCAGGTTGCCGGTGCCGCGCGCTCCAGCCTTGTCGCCATCGATCTCGCGCATGCCGGAATGCCGGGTGTCGAGCACCCGCTGGACGGCCCTTTCGGCTACTTCGCCCTGATGGAAAAGCGCGAGGAACTCGGCGCGGCGCTTGCGCGGCTGCAGGAGGGGCACCGGATCACCGAAGTGAGCTGGAAGCCGTTTCCGACCGGGCGGGCCGGCCATGGCGGTATCGTTGCTGTCCAGAGGCTGATCGAGCGGGGACTGATCGCGGGCGCGCCGGGTGCTGAAGGGCTGGAGAGCCTTGAATATCACGCGCCGCCGCTCATCCACCGCCTCGTCGGAAGGCCCGCCAAGGCGGCGATGGAGCCGGGCTATGCACGGCTTTGCCTGCCTTTCCTGGCGGCGGTGACACTGCTGCGGGGAACCGTTTCGCTTGGCGATTTCCAGAGGGAAACCCTCGACGATCCGCAAATCCTTGCGCTCGCCGCCCGGATACGGGTGGTGGCTGACGACAATCCCGATCTTGCCGCCTTCGTTCCCGCAAGAGCGTTGGCGCGAACCCGCGATGGCCGGGAATGGACGGAAGATGTCGCCGCGCAGTTCGGCTCTCCCGAGTGGCCGCTGTCCGGGGCAGAGCATCTCGCCAAGGCGCGCGCCTGCCTTGCCTTTGCAGGGCTGGAGCATCTGCACGAGGCTCTCGCTCAGGCCATCGCGGACATGCCTGGCTCTGCCGATGCGGTGGCACTTCTGAACGATGCCGGCGTGATGGGTTGAGGGGTGGTTTCTCCGCTG
The DNA window shown above is from Novosphingobium sp. RL4 and carries:
- a CDS encoding zinc-binding dehydrogenase, which produces MSETYRAIRLERVAPSFREGSEIVELPLAAPGPGEIRVRNLHCGVNGIFDTQIARNAVDYVKIALPTFTGVEAIGTVEAVGEGVSDFAVGDAAVTVRFTGGYREANTGPASQFVKAPAATREYLALASTGVSALVALERIGELKRGETVAISAAAGGLGHLLVQLAVLMGARVIGVAGGRAKCDFVASLGAERVIDYKSEDVGAVLAAEYPGGLDVAVDTVSGAIFDAFLANLANHGRLVVGGAASDLEGKPEIVTGPRIAHAIYYKGASVRGFMNGLLTPHWADARERLFDLYAQGRIKVRFDDQPNIGIEGVFGAVERLLSGRSMGKVVVDLAGQDD
- a CDS encoding FAD-binding oxidoreductase, giving the protein MSANPATNETLSGIAPCPADLRAALVAIVGPENVSDDEARLRLFSEDVWTRADHVAMLAVAPATTAELAAVVKAANEAGVALAPRGAGMSYTESYLPVTDDTVTIDTTRMDKVLKISPEDMTVTVQCGCTWRALNEALAPHGLRTPFWGPMSGIYSTIGGGLSQLNAMFGAGHHGTSSESVIAVTMVLADGRTLRTGARGPDGDTPHYRHFGPDLAGLFCGDSGTLGLKAEVTFRLIRTPRFEDSVSFSFPTGQIMIEALAEMTRAGIASETCGFDPGLTKVRMRRMSLASDVKTLGKVVAKEKSLGKGLLAAAKIAMGGRDFIPEDDYPLHITAEGRCKESVAADIASARDIARRFGGTEIENSIAKVIRAMPFPAPNSILGPEGESWVPVHGQASLSTAPAMFGEIRAYFDAMKARFDALGIHNGFLFSSLSTNAIVIEPVFFWPEGYRPVHESMVEPEHLKRLKQLGPAPEATALVAEAREQVKAICKKYGAAHFQIGRAYPYRETRDPAFLDVLDAVKNVMDPKGLFNPGGLGFPQGKIAQ
- a CDS encoding FAD-dependent oxidoreductase, giving the protein MSGEAFEFSVPVLVVGGGACGCIAALSARESGAEVLLVEQDERPMGSTGMSQGLICAAGTRSQAEHGIEDDAERYYADIIAKTRGQTDPVLARAIADHAGPTVDWMVGALDMPWQLDTGFRPAYGNSTYRVHGWRGHSGQDMVELLHRRLDDAGVDVMAGTRLSGVESDENGRILGVSLTRRDGSVERVGCGALVLACGGFAADHAMVARYMPEMAHARNNGHEGSRGTAVRVGEQLGAALGDMGAYQGYAMLTEPQGIPVPPGVPVEGGVLVNMAGERFTDETTDIAGMVHPVLRQEGDHVWVVFDARIEAAADYIPEMQQLKALNALKKADSIADLAEAMGVPAAALEATLKATQTAQSEGRADPLGRVWGTDLPPAAPYRALRVVGAIFHTQGGLQIDGEARVLRADGTRLPNLFAGGGAARSVSGPSYWGYLPAMGLATAVTFGRLAGLGAARVGSAFAEAELSDR
- a CDS encoding class I SAM-dependent methyltransferase, whose translation is MKTSQKPHSPAPAGNDPNAAYDGPPDYRVIGRHAVFPETSHDEIERINFLAQMNRHLAARVVPGVKASFENRVAPGFAAQNGRPLANRHEARKAMLDDPAFQTWSALRRMTMEQRQQAGRWTALRQNERLARIAADLTDGDERLALDPSLAIPRYVSAVDHHCMPGSYHTEYFPGDVTNGANYDHAGFVTTSGLLGKYSDGGGHAVVNWVRRNLPDFRPRRILEIGGTVGHSSLPLAQAFPDAELTIADLGAPVLRYGLARAKSLGVDNVRFVQASGEDLSLFEDQSFDWIQTTMFLHELSTKALRNIFAETRRLLRPGGVVLHVEQPQYAPEMPLFEQAMRDWDAFYNNEPFWSRMHEMDLDAEMVAAGFAADSLIHGGVFGVVDRELFPDAAEDETEDYGRKAAWHVIGAVA
- a CDS encoding REDY-like protein HapK produces the protein MLIFALFNLKPGISVEAYESWARESDLPTVNALSSIESFRVFRTTGVLGSDAPPPFGYVEVLDVKDMEQFGAEVASAAMQEVAAAFQGMVEVTFLTTEEVTIGELAA
- a CDS encoding SDR family NAD(P)-dependent oxidoreductase codes for the protein MRFAGKVAVVTGSGRKGGLGEAIARRLSEEGARVVISDIGGSRDAATPDGMIGGTEEMREIAASLPSGGSTFACDVRDPAQVEGLADHAMEKHGSLDIWVNNAGIGYIMKPLAEVSPEDWRAVIDVNLSGAWFGLQAAAARMVRQGRGGRIVNIASQAAKSGFPHAQAYTASKHGLVGLVRSASIELGPEGITVNNVCPNHVTTGLGKWQNEHFAEVQGISVEEYLKRMAARIPMGRPGLPQDTASAVAFLCSDEAAYITGESMNVSGGEEPH
- a CDS encoding MmgE/PrpD family protein; the encoded protein is MSENPAEVLIDHALSLRWEAIPGAARERASVFLHNSLAVGVAGRNAAHADGVLEMAKGWGEGGAAGVLGRPGLRLPAASAAFVNAFQIHGQEYDCVHEPAVLHPMATVLAALLAEAERGAPVSGEQFLTAIVAGVDVAVTLGIAAPDALRFFRPATAGIFGCVAAIASLRAMPRVMALDAFGHALALASGTMQAHVEGKPALPVQVAGAARSSLVAIDLAHAGMPGVEHPLDGPFGYFALMEKREELGAALARLQEGHRITEVSWKPFPTGRAGHGGIVAVQRLIERGLIAGAPGAEGLESLEYHAPPLIHRLVGRPAKAAMEPGYARLCLPFLAAVTLLRGTVSLGDFQRETLDDPQILALAARIRVVADDNPDLAAFVPARALARTRDGREWTEDVAAQFGSPEWPLSGAEHLAKARACLAFAGLEHLHEALAQAIADMPGSADAVALLNDAGVMG